Part of the Nitrosophilus alvini genome, AAACTGGACGGACAGACAATAGAGCAGATGTGCTACTCCATTATTACAGAGAAGCAGAAAAAGATATTTGAAGAAGAAGGAGAACTCGATTTTGCTCTTATGGTTCCGGGGGTGGGCAGATTCAGAGCAAACTATTACAACACACTGGGTGAAATAGCCGCAGCTTTCAGAATAATTCCCATTAAAATACCTACATTGGAAGATATCTCGGCACCGCCTATATTTTCCAGAATAGTCCAGAGAGAAAAAGGACTGATCCTTGTAACAGGCCCCACCGGGAGCGGTAAGTCTACCACTCTTGCCGCAATGCTCAACGAAATAAACAAAAAAGAGAGAAAACATATACTCACTATTGAAGATCCTGTAGAATTCGTTCATGAAAACGACAAATCACTTTTTTCCCACAGAGAGATAGGCAATGATACGAAAAGCTACGCCAGAGCACTAAAATACGCTCTGAGAGAAGACCCGGATGTAATTCTAATAGGTGAGATGAGGGACAAGGAGACGATTTCGGCAGCACTCACCGCAGCAGAAACAGGGCACCTTGTAATGGGAACGCTCCATACAAACTCCGCCGCACAGACAATAAACAGAATAATTGACGTATTCTCTGGTGACGAACAGCCCCAAACAAGGGCTCAGCTTTCAACAAGTCTCGTTGCGGTTATATCTCAGGCTCTTATCCCAAAAATAGGCGGAGGAAGAGTGGCTACTTTTGAAATACTTATAAACAATCCTGCTATCGCAAACCTTATCAGAGAAAACAAAGTCCATCAGGTCTATTCACAAATGCAGCTCAATCAGCAGCAAACGGGTATGCAGACACAGACACAACTATTGGTAAAGCTTCTTAAAAGCCATCTGATAACAAAAGAGGATGCGATAAGATACTCAAACCGACCAGAAGAGCTGAAATCTCTTATCCAGTCTCTATAAAAACAGGGGGAAGCCCTGTTTTTTCTAACTTATAGCAAAATAATCACACAACTTTTATAAAAAAAATAGTATAATTCGCTTTCAAATTATTAATCAGGACACACTATGGATGGAATCAACTATTTTGATATTGCAGTCGGCGCTTTGATTTTACTTTTGGGCATAAAAGGGCTTATAGACGGATTTATAAAAGAGTTTTTCGGTCTTATAGGAATAATAGGCGGTATATATCTTGGCTCTCATTATGCAAAAATAGTAGGGGAATTTATAAGCAGCAATATTTTTCATATAAAAAATCCGGCCGCACTCTCTCTTGTGGGCTTTTTGCTTACCCTTGTACTCTTCTGGGTTTTGATGCTGATGTTGGGGAAACTTTTTGCAAAGATGGGAGTTGCCAGCGGACTGGGGGCTATTGACAAAATTTTGGGAGCCGTTTTCGGATTTGGAAAAATATTTCTGATATTTTCCGTTATAGTATATGCGGTTTCAAATGTTGAAGCTGCCAGAAAAGCTATAGAAAAATTCGTTTCAGACTCACTTTTATATCCCGTTCTGGTTAAAACCGGAAGCTACATAATAAAACTAAATCCGGATGAGATAGCACAAAAAGCAAAAGAGAAAATCGATTCCAATTTGTCAATACTTCCTCTTGACAAAAACGAAACGAATGAAACAATTGAAAACAATACTACATTAGAATAAAGGATAAAAGTTGATATTCGACAATCAGTACGAACAGCTTAGAATTCAAAAAGCCGAAGAATTAAAAAAGGCCGGTATAAATCCCTACGGAACCGGATACAAAAAAGAGATAACAAACAGTGAGTTTCTTGAAAAATTTGCATATGTAAAAGATCTGGAAGAAAAAAAAGACTATAGCAAAAAAGTAACACTTACCGGTAGAATAAAATTTTTAAGACTTATGGGAAAAGCAGCATTTGCAAAAATAGAAGACGATACAGGAATCGTACAGATATATTTTAGCAAAGATTCTCTTGGAGAGGATTGGTTCAAAAAGGTAAAAAAACTCATTGAAGTAGGAGATATTATAGCCGCAACCGGATATCCATTTGTTACGAAAACAGGTGAACTGACTCTACATACGGAAAAACTTGAACTTGTTACAAAAGCGATAGTTCCTCTGCCTGAAAAATACCATGGACTGCAGGATATAGAGCTTAGATACAGACAGAGATATCTTGATATGATTATGAATCCTGACGTTAGAAAAGTATTCAAAATGAGAAGCAAAATCGTCAGCTTAATAAGAGAGTTTTTTGAGAAAAAAGGATTTTTAGAGGTCGAAACACCTATGATGCATCCAATTCCGGGTGGTGCAAACGCCAGACCATTCGTAACGCACCATAATGCTCTAGGAATTGACAGATATCTAAGAATTGCTCCCGAACTTTACCTGAAAAGACTCGTGGTTGGAGGATTTGAAGCTGTATTCGAAATAAACAGAAATTTCAGAAACGAAGGTATGGACCATACACACAATCCAGAATTTACAATGATAGAATTTTACTGGGCATACCATACATATGAAGATTTGATGAAACTTACAGAAGAGCTTTTCGACTATCTATTTGAGAAACTTGGTTTGCCGAAAATTCTTCCTTACGACGAATATGAGATAGATTTCCATACACCTTTCAAAAGAGTAAAATACAAAGACGCAATCGTCGAGATAGGCGGAATCGATCCGGAAATCGTCGAAAACAGAGAGAAAATTATAGATTTTTTAAAAGAAAAAGAAATAGAAGTGGACGAAAATCTGGGTCTTGGTGCACTTCAGGCAGAGCTTTTTGATAATTTTGTGGAAGAAAAACTTATAAATCCAACCTTTGTCACACATTTCCCTATCGAAATAAGTCCTCTTGCAAGAAGAAGTGACGAAGATCCGAATATTGCAGAAAGATTCGAACTATTCATTGCGGGTAAAGAGATCGCAAACGGATTTAACGAACTTAACGACCCTCTTGATCAGTATGAGAGATTCAAAGAACAAGCCGCTGCAAAAGATACCGATGATGAAGCTATGCACATGGATGAGGATTATGTAAAAGCTCTTGGATACGGAATGCCGCCGACTGCCGGTGAAGGCATAGGAATAGACAGACTTGTTATGTTGCTGACAAATCAGCACTCCATCAGAGACGTTATACTCTTCCCTGCAATGAAACCATTAAGACATGAGGAAAAAGAAAAAAAGGATGAAGAATGAGCATTTTAAAACAGGCTGACCCTGCAGTTTATGAAATTTTGGAAAAAGAGTTAGAGAGACAGACAGACCATCTTGAAATGATAGCGAGTGAAAACTTCACAAGCCCTGCCGTTATGGAAGCGATGGGCAGTATATTTACAAACAAATATGCAGAAGGATACCCTGGAAAAAGGTATTATGGCGGATGCGAATATGCAGATGCAGTGGAGACTCTTGCCATAGAAAGGGCAAAAAAGCTTTTTGGCTGCGAATTTGTAAATGTTCAGCCCCACTCCGGAAGCCAGGCAAATCAGGGCGTATATAATGCCCTTTTAAAGCCATACGATAAAATTTTGGGAATGGACCTGAGTCATGGAGGGCATCTTACTCACGGAGCAAAAGTCAATGCATCGGGAAAAATCTATCAGAGTTTCTTTTACGGTGTAAATCAGGAAGGCTGGATAGATTATGACAGAGTAAGAGATATTGCCAATATAGTAAAACCAAAAATGATTATATGCGGAGCAAGTGCTTATCCAAGAGAGATAGATTTTAAAAAATTTAGAGAAATAGCCGATGAGGTGGGAGCCATTCTTTTTGCAGATATCGCCCATATAGCAGGTCTCGTTGCCGCCGGCGAACATCCTAGCCCATTTCCTTACTGCGATGTTGTAACCACAACCACACATAAGACTTTAAGGGGTCCAAGAGGCGGTCTTATCATGACAAACGATGAAGAGATAGCAAAAAAAGTAAACAGTGCAATTTTTCCCGGTATACAGGGCGGCCCACTTGTTCACGTTATAGCGGCAAAAGCCGTCGGTTTCGGTGAAAATCTTCAGCCCGAATGGAAAGAGTACGCAAAACAGGTCAAAAAAAATGCATCCGTTTTGGCAGATGTACTAAAAAACAGAGGTTACAATATAGTAAGCGGAGGGACTGACAACCATCTTGTGCTTGTATCTTTCCTTGATAAAAATTTCAGCGGAAAAGATGCAGATGAAGCTCTTGGAAACGCCGGTATCACAGTAAATAAAAATACTGTTCCCGGAGAAACTAGAAGCCCGTTTGTTACAAGCGGGATCAGAATCGGCTCTCCGGCTCTTACTTCCAGAGGAATGAAAGAAAAAGAGTTCGAACTTATCGCCACCAGAATTGCAGATGTTCTTGATGACATAAACAATAAAGACCTTCAGAAAAAGATAAAAGAAGAACTCACCTCTCTTGCAAGAAACTTTGTTATATATACTCAACCTACATACTGATTAAAAAGAGCGCAAAGCGCTCTTTTTATCTTTTCAGAGTTGCCCGAGAAAAGTAAATATTTTCAAGCTCTCTTTTGGTATAATCATTACTGCCGTTTATTTACTGTTAGAAAGGACATATAATGGATAATAAAGATTTTTTGGATAACGAAGAGGCGAAAAATGAACTCGACGATATAATTTTAGATAAAAACGGTGATAACAAAAGAGATATTAAAAAAATTGCACTTATCGCGGCAGCTCTGCTGATTTTACTTATCGTTGTCATAGCAATTGTAAAAACAGGCGGCGAAAAAGATGACCAGATAAGCGATCTTCTGAGCGAAACTCAGGAGTTCCAGGCAGAGTCCGAATCCGGCGCCGCTTTTGAACAGGTACCAATCATAAAAGAAGAGCCCAAAAGTGATGAAGAGTTCGAAAAAATAGTTGAGGAGATAAAAGAGGAGAAGAAAGCTGAAGAGGT contains:
- a CDS encoding type IV pilus twitching motility protein PilT is translated as MSELDIKKLLKSVVAYKASDLHLVSRSEPQIRIDGKLVPLNLPKLDGQTIEQMCYSIITEKQKKIFEEEGELDFALMVPGVGRFRANYYNTLGEIAAAFRIIPIKIPTLEDISAPPIFSRIVQREKGLILVTGPTGSGKSTTLAAMLNEINKKERKHILTIEDPVEFVHENDKSLFSHREIGNDTKSYARALKYALREDPDVILIGEMRDKETISAALTAAETGHLVMGTLHTNSAAQTINRIIDVFSGDEQPQTRAQLSTSLVAVISQALIPKIGGGRVATFEILINNPAIANLIRENKVHQVYSQMQLNQQQTGMQTQTQLLVKLLKSHLITKEDAIRYSNRPEELKSLIQSL
- a CDS encoding CvpA family protein → MDGINYFDIAVGALILLLGIKGLIDGFIKEFFGLIGIIGGIYLGSHYAKIVGEFISSNIFHIKNPAALSLVGFLLTLVLFWVLMLMLGKLFAKMGVASGLGAIDKILGAVFGFGKIFLIFSVIVYAVSNVEAARKAIEKFVSDSLLYPVLVKTGSYIIKLNPDEIAQKAKEKIDSNLSILPLDKNETNETIENNTTLE
- the lysS gene encoding lysine--tRNA ligase, whose amino-acid sequence is MFDNQYEQLRIQKAEELKKAGINPYGTGYKKEITNSEFLEKFAYVKDLEEKKDYSKKVTLTGRIKFLRLMGKAAFAKIEDDTGIVQIYFSKDSLGEDWFKKVKKLIEVGDIIAATGYPFVTKTGELTLHTEKLELVTKAIVPLPEKYHGLQDIELRYRQRYLDMIMNPDVRKVFKMRSKIVSLIREFFEKKGFLEVETPMMHPIPGGANARPFVTHHNALGIDRYLRIAPELYLKRLVVGGFEAVFEINRNFRNEGMDHTHNPEFTMIEFYWAYHTYEDLMKLTEELFDYLFEKLGLPKILPYDEYEIDFHTPFKRVKYKDAIVEIGGIDPEIVENREKIIDFLKEKEIEVDENLGLGALQAELFDNFVEEKLINPTFVTHFPIEISPLARRSDEDPNIAERFELFIAGKEIANGFNELNDPLDQYERFKEQAAAKDTDDEAMHMDEDYVKALGYGMPPTAGEGIGIDRLVMLLTNQHSIRDVILFPAMKPLRHEEKEKKDEE
- a CDS encoding serine hydroxymethyltransferase produces the protein MSILKQADPAVYEILEKELERQTDHLEMIASENFTSPAVMEAMGSIFTNKYAEGYPGKRYYGGCEYADAVETLAIERAKKLFGCEFVNVQPHSGSQANQGVYNALLKPYDKILGMDLSHGGHLTHGAKVNASGKIYQSFFYGVNQEGWIDYDRVRDIANIVKPKMIICGASAYPREIDFKKFREIADEVGAILFADIAHIAGLVAAGEHPSPFPYCDVVTTTTHKTLRGPRGGLIMTNDEEIAKKVNSAIFPGIQGGPLVHVIAAKAVGFGENLQPEWKEYAKQVKKNASVLADVLKNRGYNIVSGGTDNHLVLVSFLDKNFSGKDADEALGNAGITVNKNTVPGETRSPFVTSGIRIGSPALTSRGMKEKEFELIATRIADVLDDINNKDLQKKIKEELTSLARNFVIYTQPTY